In the Pseudomonas orientalis genome, one interval contains:
- the iolB gene encoding 5-deoxy-glucuronate isomerase, giving the protein MSLLVKSNTRGQTMVALQEGRLEYVGFSAYRLSLGETLPVSAGDKELCLVLLSGRVNIEGEGFDWQNLGDRQSVFEDKSPFAAYLPPGTDAQVTALSDVQIAVCAAPGAGGYTPRLIRPQQCKRSVRGKGANTRYVCDILPDSEPAHSLLVVEVRTPSGHSSSYPPHKHDTDDLPHQSFLEETYYHQVNPPQGFVFQRVYTDDRSIDQAMAVENSDLVVVPKGYHPVSVPYGYESYYLNVMAGPKRAWHFHNDPQHSWLLDL; this is encoded by the coding sequence ATGAGCTTGCTGGTCAAGAGCAACACACGCGGACAAACCATGGTCGCCCTGCAAGAAGGGCGCCTGGAGTATGTCGGTTTCAGCGCTTATCGCCTGAGTCTGGGCGAGACGCTGCCGGTCAGCGCCGGCGACAAGGAGCTGTGCCTGGTGCTGCTCAGCGGCCGGGTGAATATAGAGGGCGAGGGCTTCGACTGGCAGAACCTGGGGGATCGTCAATCGGTGTTCGAGGACAAATCCCCGTTCGCCGCCTACCTGCCGCCAGGCACCGACGCTCAGGTCACCGCCTTGAGTGACGTACAGATCGCGGTCTGCGCCGCGCCCGGCGCGGGCGGTTACACACCGCGCCTGATCCGCCCGCAACAGTGCAAGCGCAGCGTGCGCGGCAAGGGCGCCAACACCCGCTACGTGTGCGACATCCTGCCCGACAGCGAGCCGGCGCATTCGCTGCTGGTGGTGGAAGTGCGCACGCCATCCGGGCATTCGTCGAGCTACCCGCCGCACAAGCACGACACCGATGACCTGCCGCACCAGAGCTTTCTGGAAGAGACCTACTACCACCAGGTCAATCCGCCCCAGGGCTTCGTATTCCAGCGCGTGTACACCGATGATCGCAGTATCGACCAGGCCATGGCCGTGGAAAACAGCGACCTGGTGGTGGTGCCCAAGGGCTATCACCCGGTCAGCGTGCCGTACGGTTACGAGTCGTATTACCTGAACGTCATGGCCGGGCCCAAGCGTGCCTGGCACTTCCATAACGACCCGCAGCACAGTTGGCTGCTGGACCTCTGA
- a CDS encoding TIM barrel protein: MKSPLRFALNRMVAPNLSLPDFIQLAASLKCDAIEIRNDLKDRQIEYGTPASRVRELCAVQGITVLSINALYPFDVWNDERRAQAIELATYARECGALGLVMCPFNEPGDTRTDAQRAAGLRTALSELAPILREYGILGFVEPLGFEESALRRKRVAVDAIKAIGGLDVFRVVHDTFHHHLANEHEFFPELTGLVHISGVEDAEAPLNAIRDGHRVLVGEGDILGNAAQIDTLLSTGYSGYLSFEPFATSVHELADIQQALGASIAHLKKS, encoded by the coding sequence ATGAAGTCGCCGCTACGCTTTGCCCTTAACCGTATGGTCGCACCCAACCTGTCCCTGCCGGATTTCATCCAGCTGGCCGCGTCGCTCAAGTGCGATGCCATCGAGATCCGCAATGATCTCAAGGACCGCCAGATCGAATACGGCACGCCCGCCAGCCGTGTGCGCGAGTTGTGCGCGGTGCAGGGCATCACGGTGTTGTCGATCAACGCGCTGTATCCCTTTGACGTGTGGAACGATGAGCGCCGTGCCCAGGCAATCGAGCTTGCCACCTATGCCCGTGAATGCGGCGCCCTGGGCCTGGTGATGTGCCCGTTCAACGAGCCGGGCGACACGCGCACCGATGCCCAGCGCGCCGCCGGTTTGCGCACGGCGTTGAGCGAACTGGCGCCGATCCTGCGCGAGTACGGGATCCTCGGTTTCGTCGAGCCCCTGGGCTTCGAAGAATCGGCCCTGCGCCGCAAGCGCGTGGCGGTTGACGCGATCAAGGCCATTGGCGGGCTGGATGTGTTCCGTGTGGTGCACGACACCTTTCATCATCACCTGGCCAATGAGCATGAGTTCTTCCCCGAACTCACCGGGCTGGTGCATATCTCCGGCGTGGAAGATGCCGAGGCGCCGCTCAACGCGATCCGTGACGGCCACCGCGTACTGGTGGGCGAGGGCGACATCCTCGGCAATGCGGCGCAGATCGACACCTTGCTCAGCACCGGCTACAGCGGCTACCTGTCGTTCGAGCCGTTTGCGACCAGCGTGCATGAACTGGCGGATATCCAGCAGGCCTTGGGGGCAAGCATTGCCCACCTGAAAAAAAGTTAA
- the iolD gene encoding 3D-(3,5/4)-trihydroxycyclohexane-1,2-dione acylhydrolase (decyclizing) translates to MTTTRLTMAQALVKFLDNQYIEVDGVQSKFVAGVFTIFGHGNVLGLGQALEQDSGDLVVHQGRNEQGMAHAAIGFAKQHLRRKIYACTASVGPGAANMLTAAATATANRIPLLLLPGDVYASRQPDPVLQQIEQFHDLSISTNDAFRSVSKYWDRINRPEQLMSAAIHAMRVLTDPAQTGAVTLALPQDVQAEAWDYPDYFLQKRVHRIERRPPTAAMLGDALNAFKGKRKPLIICGGGVKYSGANAALQAFAERFDIPFAETQAGKSAVVSSHPLNVGGIGETGCLAANLLAPEADLIIGIGTRYTDFTTSSKSLFKHAEVTFLNLNISPCDALKLDGVQVLGDARVGLEALADALGDYRAGWGEQVRDARAQLDAEVDRVHQVEYQGDDFVPEVDDHLDRAVLREFIELTGSCLTQSRVLGVLNRTLADDAIIVAAAGSLPGDLQRAWRSKGVNTYHVEYGYSCMGYEINAALGVKLAEPGKEVYALVGDGSYMMLHSELATSIQERRKINVVLLDNMAFGCINNLQIGNGMDSFGTEFRYRNPESGKLDGGLVPVDFAMSAAAYGCKTYKVSTVEQLEAALADARTQTVSTLIDIKVLPKTMVHGYLSWWRVGVAQVSTSERTNAAAKKLNEQLAKARQY, encoded by the coding sequence ATGACCACCACCCGACTGACCATGGCCCAGGCCCTGGTGAAGTTCCTGGATAACCAATACATCGAAGTCGATGGCGTGCAGAGCAAGTTTGTCGCCGGCGTGTTCACCATTTTCGGTCACGGTAATGTGCTGGGCCTCGGCCAGGCGCTGGAGCAGGACAGCGGCGACCTGGTGGTGCATCAGGGCCGCAACGAGCAGGGCATGGCCCACGCCGCCATCGGCTTTGCCAAGCAGCACCTGCGCCGCAAGATCTACGCGTGCACCGCCTCGGTGGGGCCCGGCGCGGCGAATATGCTCACCGCCGCGGCCACCGCCACCGCCAACCGCATTCCGTTGCTGCTGCTGCCCGGCGATGTCTACGCCAGCCGCCAGCCGGACCCGGTGTTGCAACAGATCGAGCAGTTCCATGACCTGAGCATCAGTACCAACGATGCCTTTCGCTCGGTGAGTAAATACTGGGACCGCATCAACCGCCCGGAGCAATTGATGAGCGCGGCGATCCATGCCATGCGCGTGCTCACTGATCCTGCGCAAACCGGCGCCGTCACCCTGGCGCTGCCCCAGGATGTGCAGGCCGAAGCCTGGGACTATCCGGATTACTTCCTGCAAAAGCGCGTGCACCGCATCGAACGTCGCCCGCCGACGGCCGCGATGCTCGGCGATGCGCTGAACGCCTTCAAGGGCAAGCGCAAACCACTGATCATCTGCGGCGGCGGGGTGAAGTACTCCGGCGCGAATGCCGCGCTGCAAGCCTTCGCCGAGCGCTTCGATATCCCCTTCGCCGAAACCCAGGCGGGCAAGAGCGCGGTGGTGTCCAGCCACCCGCTGAACGTCGGTGGTATCGGCGAGACCGGCTGCCTGGCGGCCAACCTGCTGGCGCCGGAGGCGGACCTGATCATCGGCATCGGCACCCGTTATACCGACTTCACCACCTCGTCCAAATCGCTGTTCAAGCACGCCGAGGTGACGTTTCTCAACCTCAATATCAGCCCGTGCGATGCGTTGAAACTCGACGGCGTGCAAGTGCTGGGCGATGCCAGGGTCGGCCTGGAGGCGCTGGCCGATGCGCTGGGGGATTACCGCGCCGGGTGGGGCGAGCAGGTGCGCGACGCCAGGGCGCAACTGGACGCCGAGGTCGACCGCGTGCATCAGGTTGAATACCAGGGCGATGATTTCGTCCCCGAAGTTGATGACCACCTGGACCGCGCGGTCCTGCGCGAATTTATCGAGCTGACCGGCTCCTGCCTGACCCAGAGTCGCGTACTCGGCGTGCTCAATCGAACCCTGGCCGACGACGCCATCATTGTCGCCGCCGCCGGCAGCCTGCCCGGCGATCTGCAGCGCGCCTGGCGCAGCAAGGGCGTGAACACCTACCACGTCGAATACGGTTATTCGTGCATGGGCTACGAGATCAACGCCGCCCTCGGCGTCAAGCTGGCCGAGCCAGGCAAAGAGGTGTACGCGCTGGTCGGCGATGGCTCCTACATGATGCTGCATTCGGAGTTGGCCACCTCGATCCAGGAGCGCCGCAAGATCAACGTGGTGCTGCTCGACAACATGGCCTTCGGTTGCATCAACAACCTGCAGATCGGCAACGGCATGGACAGCTTCGGCACCGAGTTCCGCTACCGCAACCCCGAGAGCGGCAAGCTCGACGGCGGCCTGGTGCCGGTGGATTTCGCCATGAGCGCCGCGGCCTATGGTTGCAAGACCTACAAGGTCAGCACTGTGGAGCAACTCGAAGCGGCCCTGGCCGATGCGCGTACCCAGACCGTTTCGACCCTGATCGATATCAAGGTGCTGCCCAAGACCATGGTCCACGGCTACCTGTCGTGGTGGCGGGTGGGGGTGGCGCAGGTGTCCACCAGCGAACGCACGAATGCCGCTGCAAAAAAACTCAATGAACAGCTGGCCAAAGCCCGGCAGTACTAA
- a CDS encoding Gfo/Idh/MocA family protein: MSLKLGVIGTGAIGRDHIRRCSQTLLNSQVVAVTDINLEQAAKVVADLKMDAEVYPDGHALINSPQVQAVLVTSWGPSHEEFVLAAIAAGKPVFCEKPLAVTAEGCRRIVEAEVAHGKRLVQVGFMRPYDEGYRALKAVIDSGQIGEPLMLHCAHRNPTVGENYKTDMAITDTLIHELDVLRWLLNDDYASVQVVFPRKSSKALAHLRDPQIVLLETVKGTRIDVEVFVNCQYGYDIQCEVVGESGIAKLPEPSQVQLRSGAKLSNAILMDWKDRFIGAYDVELQAFIDSVRAGQVGGPSAWDGYAAAVAADACIEAQGSGQIVPVSLPDRPHFYG; this comes from the coding sequence ATGTCGTTGAAGCTTGGAGTGATCGGTACCGGTGCCATCGGCCGTGACCATATTCGTCGTTGCAGCCAGACCTTGCTCAACAGCCAGGTGGTGGCGGTCACCGATATCAACCTTGAGCAGGCCGCCAAGGTGGTGGCTGATTTGAAAATGGACGCCGAGGTGTACCCCGACGGCCACGCGTTGATCAACTCGCCGCAGGTGCAAGCCGTGCTGGTGACCTCGTGGGGACCGAGCCACGAAGAGTTCGTGCTCGCCGCCATCGCGGCCGGTAAACCGGTGTTCTGCGAGAAACCCCTGGCCGTGACCGCCGAAGGCTGCCGCCGGATCGTCGAAGCCGAAGTGGCGCACGGCAAGCGCCTGGTGCAAGTCGGTTTCATGCGCCCCTATGACGAAGGTTATCGCGCCTTGAAAGCGGTGATCGACAGCGGTCAGATCGGCGAGCCGCTGATGCTGCACTGCGCCCATCGCAACCCGACGGTGGGCGAAAACTACAAGACCGACATGGCGATTACCGACACCCTGATCCACGAACTGGATGTCTTGCGTTGGCTGCTCAACGACGATTACGCCTCCGTGCAGGTGGTGTTCCCGCGCAAGAGCAGCAAAGCCCTGGCGCACTTGCGCGACCCGCAGATCGTCTTGCTGGAGACCGTCAAGGGCACGCGCATCGATGTGGAAGTGTTCGTCAACTGCCAATACGGCTACGACATTCAGTGCGAAGTGGTGGGGGAGAGCGGCATCGCCAAATTGCCGGAGCCTTCGCAGGTGCAACTGCGCAGCGGGGCGAAGTTGTCGAACGCGATTCTGATGGACTGGAAGGACCGGTTTATCGGGGCCTATGACGTGGAATTGCAGGCGTTCATCGACAGCGTGCGCGCCGGGCAAGTGGGCGGGCCGTCGGCCTGGGACGGGTATGCGGCGGCCGTGGCGGCGGATGCGTGTATTGAAGCGCAGGGCAGTGGGCAGATTGTGCCGGTGAGCCTGCCGGATCGCCCGCACTTCTACGGCTGA